In Saccharolobus solfataricus, a genomic segment contains:
- a CDS encoding AMP-binding protein yields MDYYTLYDLSLEKPETYWETFANRLSFFKKWEKVIEKNKQLPIAKWFINGTTNIAYNALNHGGKALIFYQENKHKGDEITFDELNNMSSMIAGLLLDKGVRRGDRIAIYMPNSICTIATILAAARLGAIYTLIFAGLGINAIVSRISNLEPKLVISIDKTFRRGKEIKLYTNLANIVFPRDSSQFDYTREYKEFEKIESNEPLKIMYTSGTTGKPKGVILPHGAWMVGDYTVFDLMFSLKSDDIVLTTADVGWITFSRIMYGTLMHGSTLAFMEGAPDYPSDRLPKIIDELQPKVLFTSPTLLRTLQKLDVKLPRVEFIATAGEIMDETAWKYALRFSDRVADVYGQTELGYVIGYPYALDGVEPKIGYAGLPFPAAVIDTVDENGKSLRGHIGHLVAREPFPTQFIGIWKDEDKFLSYFEKFNSHDTGDLAIIDEKGYVKIVGRDDDMIKIAGHRITSGEVESVINSLQGIIESAAVGIPDEIKGEKLVVFYVGNVDERIVATKVREMLGPIYVIDKIYKVERLPKSRSGKIVRRVLRDLLLGKEIDETILEDPEILKEIKNEIKRSERI; encoded by the coding sequence ATGGACTACTACACACTTTACGACCTTTCCTTAGAAAAACCAGAAACCTACTGGGAAACGTTTGCTAATAGGTTATCATTCTTTAAGAAATGGGAAAAAGTCATAGAAAAAAATAAACAATTACCCATAGCTAAATGGTTCATTAACGGTACTACAAATATTGCATATAACGCCCTTAATCACGGTGGTAAGGCCCTTATATTTTACCAAGAGAATAAACATAAAGGAGATGAAATTACATTCGATGAGTTAAATAATATGAGTTCAATGATTGCTGGATTATTACTAGATAAAGGGGTAAGAAGAGGAGATAGAATTGCGATTTATATGCCTAACTCAATATGTACGATAGCTACGATACTAGCTGCGGCTAGACTAGGAGCAATTTATACGCTCATTTTTGCAGGATTAGGAATAAATGCTATAGTAAGTAGGATTTCAAATCTGGAACCTAAATTAGTAATCTCCATAGATAAGACATTCAGAAGGGGAAAGGAAATAAAACTATATACTAACTTAGCCAATATAGTATTTCCGAGGGACTCCTCGCAATTTGACTATACAAGAGAATATAAAGAATTTGAGAAAATAGAAAGTAATGAACCATTGAAAATAATGTATACTTCTGGAACAACGGGTAAACCTAAAGGTGTAATCTTACCACATGGAGCTTGGATGGTAGGAGATTATACAGTATTTGACTTAATGTTTTCATTAAAGAGTGACGATATAGTTCTAACAACTGCAGATGTGGGATGGATAACGTTCTCAAGAATAATGTATGGAACTCTAATGCATGGCTCCACGTTGGCATTTATGGAAGGAGCGCCAGACTATCCATCGGATAGATTGCCAAAAATTATTGACGAGTTACAGCCTAAAGTATTATTTACATCCCCTACACTCCTTAGAACTTTACAAAAGTTAGATGTGAAACTTCCAAGAGTGGAGTTTATAGCCACAGCAGGAGAGATAATGGATGAAACTGCATGGAAATACGCATTAAGGTTTTCTGATAGAGTTGCAGATGTATATGGGCAAACTGAGTTAGGTTATGTAATAGGCTATCCTTATGCGTTAGATGGTGTAGAACCAAAAATAGGATATGCTGGATTGCCATTTCCAGCTGCAGTTATAGACACAGTAGACGAAAATGGGAAAAGTTTAAGAGGACATATTGGTCATCTAGTCGCAAGAGAACCATTTCCTACCCAATTTATTGGAATTTGGAAAGATGAAGACAAATTTTTAAGCTATTTTGAAAAATTCAACAGCCACGATACTGGGGATCTAGCCATAATTGATGAGAAAGGTTATGTTAAAATAGTTGGTAGAGATGACGATATGATAAAGATAGCTGGACATAGAATAACTAGTGGAGAAGTAGAAAGTGTAATAAATTCCTTGCAAGGAATAATTGAATCAGCTGCTGTAGGAATACCGGATGAGATAAAGGGTGAAAAATTAGTAGTATTTTATGTGGGAAACGTAGACGAAAGAATAGTAGCAACAAAGGTTAGGGAAATGTTGGGGCCTATATATGTCATTGACAAAATATATAAGGTTGAAAGACTACCGAAGTCTCGAAGTGGTAAAATAGTTAGAAGAGTTTTGAGAGATTTATTATTGGGAAAAGAAATAGATGAAACTATATTGGAAGACCCAGAAATATTAAAGGAGATCAAAAATGAGATTAAGAGATCCGAGAGAATTTAG
- a CDS encoding NOB1 family endonuclease, which translates to MHIIFDTSGFLSGLQLSLDRVYTTQEVINEIKDKYSRFNLEIAISSGKVIIMKPSTRSVEKVTKVLNLTKERKLSNTDISVIALALDLQPSIVFTDDLSVQNILKQLGIQFSSVKINKKVEKSFKFKYVCVNCKREFNIDHGECPYCGGKVVKRRIME; encoded by the coding sequence ATGCATATCATATTTGATACCTCAGGGTTTTTATCTGGACTGCAACTCTCTTTAGATAGAGTCTATACTACGCAGGAGGTCATAAATGAAATAAAGGATAAATACTCCAGATTTAACCTGGAAATTGCTATATCGTCTGGAAAGGTAATAATAATGAAGCCTTCTACAAGAAGTGTAGAAAAAGTAACTAAAGTATTAAATCTTACCAAAGAGAGAAAACTATCTAATACAGATATATCAGTGATTGCACTTGCCCTAGATCTACAACCGTCAATTGTATTTACTGATGACTTGTCCGTACAAAATATACTTAAACAACTTGGAATACAATTCTCGTCAGTCAAAATCAATAAAAAAGTGGAAAAATCCTTCAAATTCAAATATGTCTGCGTCAACTGTAAAAGAGAATTTAACATAGACCATGGAGAGTGCCCATATTGTGGTGGAAAAGTAGTAAAGAGAAGAATAATGGAGTGA
- a CDS encoding SDR family NAD(P)-dependent oxidoreductase: MGRLDNKKVAIIGVSEGLGYAVAYFALKEGAQVCINARNENKLKKMKETLSKYGNIQYVVGDVSNIEGARNVLDKCASFLNGIDHLVVTVGGYIEDTIDHFSGLEEMLTNHIKIPLYVINSSLRFLREGSSVVLVSSMSGIGKASPDQLSYAVAKAGLAKEVEIIASELLGKGIRVNGIAPTTIGGEFEPERNWKKLRKLGDDMAPPEDFAKVIIWLLTDESEWVDGVVIPVHGGARLK; this comes from the coding sequence ATGGGAAGGTTAGATAATAAGAAAGTAGCTATTATAGGTGTAAGCGAAGGTTTAGGTTATGCTGTAGCTTATTTTGCATTAAAAGAGGGTGCGCAAGTTTGTATAAATGCGAGGAATGAGAACAAGCTAAAGAAAATGAAGGAGACTCTAAGTAAGTATGGTAATATCCAGTATGTAGTTGGTGATGTCTCTAATATTGAAGGTGCTAGGAATGTATTAGATAAGTGTGCATCTTTTCTTAACGGAATAGATCATTTAGTTGTTACTGTTGGAGGATATATTGAGGACACAATAGATCATTTTAGTGGATTAGAAGAGATGTTGACTAATCACATAAAGATTCCTCTTTATGTAATCAATTCATCTCTAAGGTTTCTTAGGGAAGGTTCCAGTGTAGTTTTAGTATCATCAATGAGTGGTATTGGTAAAGCATCCCCTGACCAATTATCTTATGCAGTAGCTAAAGCGGGTCTAGCTAAGGAGGTCGAAATTATAGCCTCTGAATTATTAGGTAAGGGTATCAGAGTTAACGGTATTGCTCCAACTACTATAGGTGGAGAATTTGAACCTGAAAGAAATTGGAAGAAGCTTAGAAAATTAGGTGATGATATGGCTCCTCCAGAGGATTTCGCTAAGGTTATTATTTGGCTTTTAACTGACGAATCGGAATGGGTAGATGGAGTTGTAATACCAGTTCATGGTGGCGCAAGGCTAAAATAG
- a CDS encoding radical SAM/SPASM domain-containing protein: protein MLWLLMTTGKCNLKCDYCGGSFPDNVVPYGIKYDINSVKKLIEKDKDSTIIFYGGEPLLNYKFVMAVLDNVRAKRYGIQTNGIAVRLLPERYWRKINVALLSIDGREEITNKHRGKGIYKAVLRSAKYLKDLGVETIARMTVTQDTDIFTDVMHLIDLGLFDKVHWQLDVIWSEEWDFKSWSFSYLNGIKRLTDYFLSELRKGRVVKIIPILGVISAHFFEGYKGSPCGAGYSSVTVTPDGRILSCPIAVREKWAELGNVNLGYRLLEDPLPDDCKRCEFKRYCGGRCLYAQKERYWGEEGFKAVDEVNKEYLRTVLSIIPEIERLIRDGYIRLSDLYYNPILDSTEIIP from the coding sequence ATGTTATGGCTTCTAATGACAACCGGGAAATGCAACCTTAAGTGTGATTACTGTGGAGGGTCTTTTCCAGATAATGTTGTACCTTACGGTATTAAATATGATATTAATTCAGTCAAAAAGCTCATAGAGAAAGATAAGGATTCCACAATAATATTCTACGGTGGTGAACCATTGCTTAATTATAAATTTGTAATGGCCGTTTTAGATAATGTAAGAGCGAAGAGATATGGGATACAAACTAATGGTATTGCAGTAAGGCTCCTTCCGGAAAGATATTGGAGGAAAATAAATGTAGCCTTATTATCTATAGATGGTAGAGAGGAAATTACTAACAAGCATAGGGGTAAAGGTATCTATAAGGCGGTTCTGCGATCGGCGAAATATCTTAAGGATCTAGGTGTTGAAACGATAGCTAGGATGACAGTTACGCAGGATACTGATATCTTTACCGATGTTATGCATCTAATAGATTTAGGACTATTTGATAAAGTGCATTGGCAATTAGATGTAATATGGAGTGAAGAATGGGATTTCAAAAGTTGGTCTTTTTCATACTTGAATGGGATAAAAAGACTAACTGACTACTTCCTTTCAGAACTAAGAAAGGGAAGAGTAGTAAAAATAATACCCATATTAGGTGTAATTAGCGCTCATTTCTTTGAGGGATATAAGGGTTCTCCATGCGGTGCTGGATATTCCTCAGTTACCGTTACTCCCGATGGGAGAATACTTTCTTGTCCGATAGCGGTAAGAGAAAAATGGGCTGAGTTAGGCAACGTAAATTTAGGGTATAGGCTCTTAGAAGATCCATTACCGGATGATTGTAAGAGATGCGAGTTCAAACGATACTGTGGTGGAAGATGTTTATATGCACAAAAGGAGAGATACTGGGGGGAGGAGGGGTTTAAGGCTGTGGATGAGGTTAATAAGGAATATCTTCGTACGGTACTCTCAATAATACCCGAAATTGAAAGACTTATCAGAGATGGCTACATAAGACTTAGTGATTTGTACTACAATCCAATACTTGATTCAACTGAGATCATACCTTAA
- a CDS encoding glycosyltransferase, with the protein MEYYNLILYLLVFGADMLIILQTYNEIKMWKTVKGNFVGKVSIIVPIKGIDTRLERNIESLLSQDYPYPYEVIYVVEKGDEVENILKKYNVKIVYSDFNCDSCSGKIRAQISGLLRASNDIIVFADSDTWYPRYWLRNLISPLDKYDTTTTFSWPFPSRITLSNLIRAGFWTLGFESQSLQSSRFLWGGSMALRREFFDNEVLDELSKEWCDDCTLTRIIKRRGGKIGFVMSAIPLNVYDENSLISWSSRQIITILAYSPRGARAYLVAGTFFALILIYSLVYLNIVTFTPYILWIVKNVIRGVKYPKQALIASLMTILAIPYALFLLVFNWNRREVYWRGKRYIVKPLREK; encoded by the coding sequence ATGGAATATTATAATTTGATACTTTATCTCCTTGTATTTGGAGCTGATATGTTAATAATTCTGCAGACCTATAATGAAATCAAAATGTGGAAAACAGTGAAAGGAAACTTTGTAGGTAAAGTATCGATAATAGTGCCAATAAAGGGCATAGACACTAGATTAGAAAGGAACATAGAGTCTTTGCTCTCTCAAGATTATCCATACCCTTATGAGGTAATTTACGTGGTAGAAAAGGGAGACGAAGTGGAGAATATTTTAAAAAAGTACAACGTCAAGATCGTTTATTCAGATTTTAATTGTGATTCATGTAGCGGGAAAATTAGGGCCCAAATTTCGGGTCTTTTAAGAGCATCTAATGATATCATAGTTTTTGCAGATTCGGATACATGGTATCCTAGATATTGGCTTAGAAATTTAATTTCGCCGTTAGATAAATATGATACAACTACTACGTTTTCTTGGCCTTTCCCTTCTAGAATAACCTTAAGTAATCTCATAAGAGCAGGGTTTTGGACCTTAGGTTTTGAATCTCAATCACTTCAGAGCTCTAGATTTTTATGGGGAGGTTCAATGGCGCTAAGAAGGGAATTCTTTGATAACGAAGTTTTAGACGAACTTTCTAAAGAATGGTGTGATGATTGTACATTGACTAGGATAATTAAGAGAAGAGGTGGTAAGATAGGTTTCGTTATGAGTGCAATTCCCCTTAATGTTTATGACGAGAATAGTCTCATAAGCTGGTCATCTCGACAGATTATTACTATTCTAGCTTATTCGCCTAGAGGAGCAAGGGCGTATTTGGTAGCAGGTACGTTTTTCGCTTTAATTCTGATTTATTCTCTAGTTTATCTCAATATAGTTACGTTCACCCCCTATATACTATGGATAGTTAAGAATGTAATTAGAGGAGTGAAATATCCTAAACAAGCTCTGATTGCATCACTTATGACTATACTGGCAATACCCTATGCGTTATTTCTTTTGGTGTTTAACTGGAATAGGAGAGAGGTCTATTGGAGGGGTAAAAGATATATAGTAAAACCTTTAAGGGAAAAGTGA
- a CDS encoding TenA family protein, translating to MSIVGNVENLINGVGELWNKYVKHEFILKMRDGSLPLDIFRYYLIQDGKYVEDMLRALLIASSKGPIDKVTKILNLVFSSRDKGLETHGKLYSKLDISRDVIVKTGYNLINYAYTRHLYYYANLDWNKFLVAWTPCMFGYSIVGDYVIDSPNEVYKTWASFYASTEYKKRIEAILYALDEVSITEDLLNIFINSVRFEIGFWDASLRKDPTVY from the coding sequence GTGTCCATAGTGGGTAATGTTGAAAACTTGATCAATGGTGTAGGAGAATTATGGAATAAATACGTTAAACACGAATTCATACTTAAGATGAGGGATGGATCTCTTCCATTAGATATTTTTAGATATTACCTTATACAAGATGGAAAATATGTAGAGGATATGTTAAGAGCATTGCTAATCGCATCCAGCAAAGGTCCTATTGATAAAGTTACTAAGATACTTAATTTAGTTTTTTCTAGTCGGGATAAAGGGTTAGAGACTCATGGTAAACTTTATTCTAAATTGGATATTTCTAGAGATGTAATAGTTAAAACTGGATATAATCTAATAAATTATGCTTATACGAGACATCTATACTACTATGCTAATCTAGATTGGAATAAATTTTTAGTTGCATGGACTCCGTGTATGTTTGGATATAGTATAGTTGGGGATTACGTAATTGATTCTCCTAATGAAGTCTACAAAACGTGGGCCTCATTTTATGCCTCAACTGAATATAAGAAGAGAATTGAAGCTATTCTTTATGCCTTAGATGAGGTTAGTATTACTGAAGATCTTCTAAATATATTTATAAATTCTGTAAGGTTTGAAATAGGTTTCTGGGATGCCTCCTTAAGGAAGGATCCTACGGTGTATTGA
- the cobT gene encoding nicotinate mononucleotide-dependent phosphoribosyltransferase CobT has translation MIKAYFGAETFTLNKDFAYILVIGTTDVSLIPGLTIAGATPELTHFTPAADAEYVILGKCKSINTIPVSPTGIPTPALLTRASLSFTKSLKIVVNAGSRITPKIPYIDLQGEPGKDIRKQALSIEKVNIIIENGIKLGEELSNEYELIMIGESIPAGTTTAMATLLALGYDAMDKVSSASPDNPKELKRKVVEEALRNLPTDPLQRLAKVSDPVLLGVAGISLGFRGKILLAGGTQMTAAAAIVNEFDKSKLKDIIIGTTKWIVEDKSADMLSLAKQVGVKVLASMLDLSISIHEGIRTYEKGYVKEGVGAGGSTIMAFIRGVSNSTLVRKIDELYSELVGSNNLNT, from the coding sequence ATGATTAAGGCATATTTTGGAGCTGAAACTTTTACCCTAAATAAAGATTTCGCCTATATATTAGTAATAGGAACTACTGACGTCAGCCTAATTCCAGGGTTAACCATAGCTGGGGCAACTCCAGAATTAACTCACTTTACACCTGCTGCTGACGCTGAATACGTGATTCTAGGTAAATGTAAAAGCATAAATACTATTCCAGTTAGTCCTACTGGAATACCAACACCTGCTTTATTAACAAGAGCATCACTATCTTTCACAAAGTCCTTAAAAATTGTAGTAAATGCAGGAAGTAGAATAACACCTAAGATTCCATATATAGATCTTCAAGGTGAGCCTGGAAAAGATATTAGAAAACAAGCACTCTCCATAGAAAAAGTGAATATTATAATTGAAAATGGCATCAAATTAGGCGAAGAGCTATCTAATGAATACGAACTTATTATGATTGGAGAATCAATACCAGCTGGTACAACCACTGCAATGGCTACTCTTTTGGCATTAGGTTATGACGCTATGGATAAAGTGAGTTCAGCATCTCCTGATAATCCGAAGGAATTAAAAAGAAAAGTTGTGGAAGAAGCGTTGAGGAATTTGCCAACAGATCCTTTGCAAAGATTAGCTAAAGTTTCTGATCCCGTCCTATTGGGCGTAGCTGGAATATCTTTAGGATTTAGAGGAAAGATTTTATTAGCTGGAGGGACTCAAATGACAGCTGCTGCTGCCATAGTTAATGAATTCGATAAGAGTAAGTTAAAAGATATTATAATTGGTACCACAAAGTGGATAGTGGAAGATAAATCTGCGGACATGTTAAGTTTAGCAAAACAAGTAGGAGTTAAGGTACTGGCGAGTATGTTAGATCTTTCAATTTCTATTCATGAAGGAATAAGAACGTACGAAAAAGGCTATGTTAAGGAGGGGGTAGGAGCTGGAGGATCAACGATAATGGCTTTCATCAGAGGAGTTAGTAATAGTACGTTAGTGAGAAAAATTGACGAGTTATATAGTGAACTAGTAGGAAGTAATAATTTAAATACCTAG
- a CDS encoding aminotransferase class V-fold PLP-dependent enzyme — protein MRLRDPREFRENVPVTRKYVYLNHASVSPTPLPSLFEAYRYLYEVANRGSIAVNEEEEDELYHIRSKISNLVGAYSDEISLIPNTSYGVNLVAHGLEWKGDDNIVTDNLEFPTVVYPFLKLTKKGVKINIVETNPYTFEEDIISHIDKNTRLVAISHVSFNTGLKVDVRKIVKAARENNTLVLLDIIQSAGAVKINVKELGIDFAIAGGYKWLMSPQGSGFIYVKRGLIEDPPFYGWKTSADYLDFNPNKFTLEKGPRRFEIGTVDLAANLSLAKSCEIIGENMELIESSVTNLSQFAIRLAKDHSMEVITPEDKRAGIVIVKVKKPKEIAKELLKENIVVSPRGEGIRISTHFYNTEEEVQKTIEKISELERKFN, from the coding sequence ATGAGATTAAGAGATCCGAGAGAATTTAGGGAAAACGTACCCGTTACCAGAAAATACGTATATTTAAATCATGCATCAGTGTCACCCACACCTTTACCGTCGTTATTTGAGGCTTACAGATATTTATATGAAGTTGCAAATAGGGGAAGCATAGCTGTTAATGAAGAGGAAGAGGATGAACTGTATCACATAAGGTCTAAAATATCCAATTTGGTAGGAGCATACTCAGATGAGATTTCGCTAATTCCAAATACTAGTTATGGGGTAAACTTAGTTGCACATGGGCTAGAATGGAAGGGAGATGATAATATAGTAACAGATAACCTTGAGTTCCCAACTGTAGTGTACCCATTTTTGAAATTAACGAAAAAAGGAGTCAAGATAAATATAGTAGAGACTAATCCCTATACCTTTGAGGAAGATATAATATCACATATTGATAAAAATACTAGATTAGTTGCAATAAGCCATGTTAGCTTTAATACTGGTCTGAAAGTAGATGTTAGAAAAATTGTAAAAGCCGCAAGGGAGAACAATACTCTAGTTCTATTAGATATCATACAGAGTGCTGGTGCAGTCAAAATAAATGTAAAGGAACTTGGTATAGATTTCGCTATTGCTGGAGGATATAAATGGTTAATGAGTCCACAAGGATCCGGATTTATCTATGTTAAAAGAGGATTGATAGAAGATCCACCGTTTTATGGATGGAAAACTAGTGCTGATTACTTGGATTTTAATCCAAATAAGTTTACATTAGAGAAGGGTCCTAGAAGATTTGAAATAGGTACAGTAGATTTAGCTGCAAACTTATCACTTGCAAAGTCTTGCGAAATAATAGGCGAAAATATGGAATTAATTGAGAGTTCAGTGACGAATCTTTCCCAATTTGCAATAAGATTAGCAAAGGACCATAGCATGGAGGTAATCACTCCAGAGGATAAGAGAGCTGGAATTGTCATAGTAAAGGTTAAAAAACCTAAAGAGATAGCGAAGGAACTATTAAAGGAAAACATAGTTGTGTCGCCAAGAGGAGAAGGGATAAGGATATCAACGCACTTCTACAATACAGAGGAGGAAGTTCAAAAGACTATTGAGAAAATCTCAGAACTCGAAAGAAAATTCAACTAG
- the nucS gene encoding endonuclease NucS has translation MYSVLLNPSNTEIYSFLTDRIYRELIVIFATCKVNYKGRAESVASESPRLIILKPDGTVIIHESVKREPLNWQPPGTKIEIMNDYPLKIVAQRNRPKEVIEIDLKEVFYITSAEVKEGDFTIKGREIDIVNTIIQNPSMIEEGFVPLTREYNTPYGKIDLIGLDKKGNFVIIEVKRSKAQLNAISQLYRYYLHMREIKGDKIRGILVAPDLTIHARELLQKLGLEFIRYDIKNYSS, from the coding sequence GTGTATTCAGTACTACTAAATCCTAGCAACACGGAAATCTATTCCTTCTTAACCGACCGAATTTATAGAGAACTTATAGTAATCTTTGCTACATGTAAGGTTAATTATAAGGGAAGAGCCGAATCAGTTGCATCAGAATCACCTAGGTTGATAATATTGAAACCAGATGGTACAGTGATAATACACGAAAGCGTTAAAAGGGAACCCTTAAACTGGCAACCACCAGGTACTAAAATAGAAATAATGAACGATTATCCATTAAAGATAGTGGCTCAAAGAAATAGACCAAAAGAGGTAATAGAGATAGATTTGAAAGAGGTATTTTACATAACTTCAGCTGAAGTAAAGGAAGGAGATTTCACGATTAAAGGAAGAGAGATCGACATCGTAAATACTATTATCCAAAATCCCAGTATGATCGAAGAAGGATTTGTCCCATTAACTAGAGAGTATAATACCCCATACGGGAAAATAGATCTAATAGGATTAGATAAAAAAGGTAATTTTGTAATAATTGAAGTAAAGAGAAGCAAAGCTCAACTAAACGCAATATCACAATTGTATAGATACTACTTACACATGAGAGAAATAAAAGGAGATAAGATAAGAGGAATACTCGTAGCTCCGGATTTAACTATCCATGCTAGAGAATTATTACAAAAATTAGGTCTTGAGTTTATCAGATATGACATAAAGAACTACTCTAGTTAA
- a CDS encoding thioredoxin domain-containing protein: MNERLMNSQSGYLRKAVNHPINWYTWSNDVFEIAKKENKPILIDVGAAWCHWCNVMDEDTYSNPEIAKIVNENFIPVKVDRDEMPDLDRLLQNAAMAITGESGWPLTIFMTPEGKVFFGGTYFPPEDRYGRIGFKRLLLEILRIWREDRNQILLSSIDPNMLIPKNTGGVLNSSVLDDAFSFITSYFDIEYGGLGFGAKFPHPFVDLLFLNYSATRGDDLGKKLGLFTLRKMYYGGIFDQVGGGFHRYTVDREWKLPHFEKLLIDNAELIYDYFTYYIATNDIEILDALRNSVDFVLRELYIDGKGFANSLDADSEGMEGKYYTWTEDELKDSLGNDYGIAIRVFDLKNTVEVEGRKVLLRTIELRELCKATGLQVNDMIKKISEIRTKLLAYRKQNRKMPYRDDNTYTYSNAKLAESMLYSSLILNKSIEEAKLVLSKLGKTVSRRLDGGKAGLPEDYAAALLATISAYEVLGEERYYDLAIELGRNIGVIKPNNFTDMPNESANSMYIRALFKLSLLSDEFKVDEEKIKPLIPSLTAENSQFIAGIVNSISSYISGMAHVVVVDEKDGLAERLHKVALLTYYPFKLVEKVDDSRTDYVSSVIRAMIKYNVGRSRAYVCIGNTCSMPVSEEEKIKQLLKTKL, translated from the coding sequence ATGAATGAGAGATTAATGAATTCTCAAAGTGGATATTTAAGGAAGGCAGTAAATCATCCAATAAATTGGTACACTTGGTCTAATGATGTATTTGAAATTGCGAAGAAGGAGAATAAGCCAATACTTATTGATGTAGGCGCTGCTTGGTGCCATTGGTGCAATGTTATGGATGAGGATACCTATTCAAATCCAGAAATAGCTAAGATAGTTAACGAGAATTTTATTCCCGTAAAGGTTGATCGTGATGAAATGCCCGATTTGGACAGGTTACTTCAAAACGCAGCTATGGCAATAACAGGTGAATCTGGATGGCCTTTAACTATATTTATGACACCAGAGGGAAAGGTCTTCTTTGGTGGCACTTACTTTCCTCCAGAGGATAGATATGGACGAATAGGCTTCAAGAGATTACTATTGGAGATTTTGAGAATATGGAGAGAAGATAGAAACCAAATACTATTATCTTCAATAGACCCCAATATGTTGATTCCTAAAAATACTGGTGGAGTTCTAAATTCAAGCGTTTTAGATGATGCGTTTTCCTTTATAACATCCTATTTTGATATCGAGTATGGTGGATTAGGGTTTGGTGCCAAATTTCCCCATCCTTTTGTCGACTTGTTATTCCTTAACTACAGTGCTACTAGAGGAGATGATTTAGGTAAGAAACTAGGTCTATTCACTTTAAGGAAAATGTACTATGGTGGTATTTTTGATCAAGTTGGTGGAGGATTTCATAGATATACCGTTGATAGAGAGTGGAAGTTACCTCATTTTGAGAAACTACTTATAGATAATGCTGAATTAATCTACGATTACTTTACTTATTATATAGCGACTAATGATATAGAAATTCTTGACGCCTTACGAAATTCAGTAGATTTCGTTTTAAGAGAATTATACATAGATGGGAAAGGCTTTGCTAATAGTTTAGATGCAGATAGTGAAGGTATGGAAGGTAAGTATTACACGTGGACTGAGGATGAGCTAAAAGATTCGTTAGGAAATGATTACGGTATCGCTATAAGGGTATTTGACTTGAAGAATACAGTGGAGGTTGAAGGTAGGAAAGTTCTATTGAGAACTATTGAACTTAGGGAGCTGTGTAAAGCAACTGGTTTACAAGTGAATGATATGATAAAGAAGATAAGTGAGATAAGAACTAAACTATTGGCATATAGAAAGCAAAATAGAAAAATGCCATATAGAGATGATAATACGTACACTTATTCTAACGCAAAGCTGGCAGAATCCATGTTGTATTCCTCATTAATTTTAAACAAGAGCATTGAGGAGGCTAAGCTTGTTCTGAGTAAGTTAGGAAAAACTGTTAGTAGAAGATTAGATGGCGGAAAGGCGGGATTACCAGAAGACTATGCTGCAGCACTTTTAGCAACTATTTCCGCATACGAGGTATTAGGCGAAGAAAGGTATTATGATTTGGCAATTGAACTCGGTAGAAATATTGGAGTCATTAAGCCTAATAATTTCACTGACATGCCTAATGAGTCTGCAAATTCAATGTACATTAGGGCGTTATTCAAGTTGTCGCTATTATCTGATGAGTTTAAAGTTGATGAGGAGAAAATAAAACCTTTAATTCCCTCTTTAACTGCAGAAAACTCTCAATTTATTGCTGGCATAGTAAATTCTATCTCTAGTTACATTAGTGGAATGGCTCATGTTGTGGTGGTTGATGAAAAGGATGGATTAGCTGAGAGGTTACATAAAGTTGCGTTACTTACCTATTATCCCTTTAAACTAGTTGAAAAGGTGGATGATAGCAGAACTGACTATGTTAGCTCAGTAATAAGGGCTATGATTAAATATAATGTGGGAAGGAGTAGAGCATATGTGTGTATAGGCAATACGTGCAGTATGCCAGTAAGTGAAGAGGAAAAGATTAAACAATTACTTAAAACTAAGCTTTGA